One genomic window of Bactrocera dorsalis isolate Fly_Bdor unplaced genomic scaffold, ASM2337382v1 BdCtg020, whole genome shotgun sequence includes the following:
- the LOC105228181 gene encoding damage-control phosphatase ARMT1, with protein sequence MSSSTSKAPSTEFDAKYGILNLNTPPRSPMCGRYKQSFAYYTLRSRLPITLTSIIDSITKDKDELISKYGEDSREEIKNIIGSISKLKYQLQTDKALEPFVGNEPDIEIWNNFIQNMDEENNSFFKACWLYAECYMYRRLSSFFENSKTLTSFDYFAKQKQNALMNSVVCIEEILNVLQGVEIAYDSFRLMLKLNLWGNRCDLSITSGKQVQLGNNPFDLIRSFDNKILIDNSESVFECLKSANSNKPAVVEFVCDNAGYELFTDFVLADYLIKSKLVEKVRFNLKAIPWFVSDATINDLNWTLYYLQNHSIPILKEYGKRWQELLNNKKFEIAPLDYFWTSPYEYYRMCNINPELYQKLSESRLVIFKGDLNYRKLIGDFSWSCTEQFITCLRGFLPTDFVSLRTVKADLICGLLEGQAEKVFEIDKNWMTTGEYGTIQFISKPTIYDKAAITSSLSME encoded by the exons ATGTCCAGTTCTACTTCCAAGGCGCCTTCGACAGAATTTGATGCCAAATatggtattttaaatttaaatacccCTCCACGCTCTCCCATGTGTGGCCGCTACAAACa GAGTTTCGCTTATTATACTTTGCGCTCGCGACTACCAATAACACTTACAAGTATAATTGACAGTATAACAAAAGATAAGGATGAGCTGATATCAAAGTACGGTGAG GATTCGCgggaagaaattaaaaatattattggttcTATATCAAAATTAAAGTATCAACTTCAAACTGATAAAGCTCTTGAGCCTTTTGTGGGTAATG AACCTGATATAGAAATTTGGAACaactttatacaaaatatggacgaagaaaataatagttttttcaaAGCTTGCTGGCTTTACGCTGAGTGTTATATGTACCGCCGATTATCATCATTTTTCGAAAACTCAAAAACTTTAACCAGTTTTGACTATTTTgctaagcaaaaacaaaatgctCTCATGAATTCTGTTGTATGCATTGAGGAAATTCTGAATGTTCTGCAAGGTGTTGAAATCGCTTATGATTCATTTCGACTGATGCTTAAg cTTAATTTATGGGGCAATCGCTGTGATCTATCTATTACATCTGGAAAGCAGGTTCAACTTGGTAACAACCCTTTTGATCTTATACGAAGCTTTGACAATAAAATTCTCATCGATAACTCGGAGTCAGTTTTTGAATGTCTAAAGTCCGCAAATAGTAATAAACCAGCTGTTGTGGAATTCGTATGTGACAATGCTGGATATGAACTTTTCACTGATTTTGTCCTTGCTGATTATttgataaaaagtaaattagtggaaaaagttcgttttaatttaaaagctaTTCCTTGGTTCGTTTCCGATGCTACAATAAACGATTTAAATTGGACATTGTACTATCTTCAAAATCACTCGATacctattttaaaagaatacgGGAAAAGATGGCAAGAACTTCTgaacaataaaaagtttgaaatcgCTCCACTGGATTATTTTTGGACAAGCCCTTATGAATACTATAG AATGTGCAACATTAACCCTGAATTATATCAGAAATTATCGGAATCCCGTCTGGTTATTTTTAAGGGAGATCTTAACTACAGAAAACTAATTGGGGATTTTTCATGGAGCTGTACTGAACAGTTTATAACATGCTTAAGAG GCTTTCTGCCAACCGATTTTGTAAGCTTAAGAACCGTAAAGGCTGATTTGATTTGTGGTCTATTAGAAGGACAAGctgaaaaagtatttgaaatagATAAAAACTGGATGACGACTGGAGAGTATGGCACTATACAATTTATAAGTAAACCAACCATTTATGACAAAGCAGCCATAACAAGTTCTTTAAGTATGGAGTAA
- the LOC105228182 gene encoding damage-control phosphatase ARMT1 isoform X2 yields MAREVLCKPDPSYIMDIKTPRHNFLSARYKHFAYKTMKIRLPKILQNTIGDITNNCNNIIAEFGEVIRKDILTIVDNILQLKCELENDHIMESFEGIDGDKRLWNSFLNDLDDDSNTFFKTCWLYSECYIYRRLYYFFENHKVLKAYDYFSQNKQNAFVISVEPMLEIIHGLESMKSYISDDNLQILLKLNLWGNRCDLSISSGKEVKLNGNPFELVKNLDKRVIIDKSSQVIEILKSADRRNDIVIEFICDNAGYELFTDFILADYLIESKLADKVRFNLKAIPWFISDATINDFRWSLQFMKDHATPVLREYGKKWQKFIVENKFEVANINNFWTSPYEYYRMSEIDPDLYKRLSISHLVIFKGDLNYRKLISDFSWDFTESFETCLRGFLPTNICSLRTVKADVICGLLEGQADILEKESKDWMITGEYGTIQCANKIR; encoded by the exons ATGGCACGTGAAGTTTTATGTAAACCGGACCCATCATACATCATGGATATTAAAACTCCAAGGCATAATTTTCTTTCGGCTCGTTATAAACA ttttgcctataaaacaatgaaaatccgATTGCCGAAAATACTACAAAATACTATTGGAGACATAACAAATAACTGTAATAACATAATCGCTGAATTTGGAGAG GTAATACGAAAGGATATCCTTACTATTGTagacaatattttacaattaaaatgtgAACTGGAAAACGATCACATCATGGAATCATTTGAGGGAATCG ATGGTGACAAGAGGCTTTGGAATAGTTTTCTTAACGACCTGGACGATGactcaaacacattttttaaaacatgttGGCTATATTCTGAATGTTATATATATCGACGTTTATATTACTTCTTTGAAAATCATAAAGTACTTAAAGCATACGActatttttcacaaaacaaacaaaatgccTTTGTAATTAGCGTAGAACCAATGCTTGAAATTATTCATGGTCTTGAAAGCATGAAGTCCTACATATCCGAtgataatttacaaattttattgaag CTCAATTTATGGGGAAACCGGTGTGATTTGTCCATATCTTCGGGTAAAGAAGTAAAACTTAATGGAAATCCATTCGAACTTGTTAAAAACTTGGATAAAAGAGTCATTATTGATAAAAGCTCTCAAGTTATTGAAATCTTGAAGTCAGCAGACCGGCGAAATGACAttgttattgaatttatttgtgATAATGCTGGTTATGAACTTTTTACTGACTTCATACTCGCCGACTATTTAATCGAAAGTAAATTAGCTGACAAAGTTCGATTTAACTTAAAAGCTATTCCTTGGTTTATATCAGATGCAACTATCAATGACTTTCGGTGGAGTTTACAATTTATGAAGGATCATGCTACGCCTGTTTTACGAGAGTATgggaaaaaatggcaaaagtttaTTGTAGAAAATAAATTCGAAGTGGCTAATATTAATAACTTCTGGACAAGTCCCTATGAATATTATAG GATGTCTGAAATTGATCCAGATTTATATAAAAGGCTTTCTATATCACATTTAGTAATTTTCAAAGGCGATCTTAACTACCGGAAACTTATCAGCGACTTCTCCTGGGATTTCACAGAATCATTTGAAACATGTCTGAGag GTTTTCTGCCTACAAATATTTGCAGTTTACGTACGGTTAAAGCTGATGTGATTTGTGGACTTTTAGAAGGGCAAGCCGATATTTTAGAAAAGGAAAGTAAGGATTGGATGATAACTGGTGAATATGGCACTATACAATGTGCGAACAAAATAAGATAa
- the LOC105228182 gene encoding damage-control phosphatase ARMT1 isoform X1, giving the protein MAREVLCKPDPSYIMDIKTPRHNFLSARYKQSFAYKTMKIRLPKILQNTIGDITNNCNNIIAEFGEVIRKDILTIVDNILQLKCELENDHIMESFEGIDGDKRLWNSFLNDLDDDSNTFFKTCWLYSECYIYRRLYYFFENHKVLKAYDYFSQNKQNAFVISVEPMLEIIHGLESMKSYISDDNLQILLKLNLWGNRCDLSISSGKEVKLNGNPFELVKNLDKRVIIDKSSQVIEILKSADRRNDIVIEFICDNAGYELFTDFILADYLIESKLADKVRFNLKAIPWFISDATINDFRWSLQFMKDHATPVLREYGKKWQKFIVENKFEVANINNFWTSPYEYYRMSEIDPDLYKRLSISHLVIFKGDLNYRKLISDFSWDFTESFETCLRGFLPTNICSLRTVKADVICGLLEGQADILEKESKDWMITGEYGTIQCANKIR; this is encoded by the exons ATGGCACGTGAAGTTTTATGTAAACCGGACCCATCATACATCATGGATATTAAAACTCCAAGGCATAATTTTCTTTCGGCTCGTTATAAACA aagttttgcctataaaacaatgaaaatccgATTGCCGAAAATACTACAAAATACTATTGGAGACATAACAAATAACTGTAATAACATAATCGCTGAATTTGGAGAG GTAATACGAAAGGATATCCTTACTATTGTagacaatattttacaattaaaatgtgAACTGGAAAACGATCACATCATGGAATCATTTGAGGGAATCG ATGGTGACAAGAGGCTTTGGAATAGTTTTCTTAACGACCTGGACGATGactcaaacacattttttaaaacatgttGGCTATATTCTGAATGTTATATATATCGACGTTTATATTACTTCTTTGAAAATCATAAAGTACTTAAAGCATACGActatttttcacaaaacaaacaaaatgccTTTGTAATTAGCGTAGAACCAATGCTTGAAATTATTCATGGTCTTGAAAGCATGAAGTCCTACATATCCGAtgataatttacaaattttattgaag CTCAATTTATGGGGAAACCGGTGTGATTTGTCCATATCTTCGGGTAAAGAAGTAAAACTTAATGGAAATCCATTCGAACTTGTTAAAAACTTGGATAAAAGAGTCATTATTGATAAAAGCTCTCAAGTTATTGAAATCTTGAAGTCAGCAGACCGGCGAAATGACAttgttattgaatttatttgtgATAATGCTGGTTATGAACTTTTTACTGACTTCATACTCGCCGACTATTTAATCGAAAGTAAATTAGCTGACAAAGTTCGATTTAACTTAAAAGCTATTCCTTGGTTTATATCAGATGCAACTATCAATGACTTTCGGTGGAGTTTACAATTTATGAAGGATCATGCTACGCCTGTTTTACGAGAGTATgggaaaaaatggcaaaagtttaTTGTAGAAAATAAATTCGAAGTGGCTAATATTAATAACTTCTGGACAAGTCCCTATGAATATTATAG GATGTCTGAAATTGATCCAGATTTATATAAAAGGCTTTCTATATCACATTTAGTAATTTTCAAAGGCGATCTTAACTACCGGAAACTTATCAGCGACTTCTCCTGGGATTTCACAGAATCATTTGAAACATGTCTGAGag GTTTTCTGCCTACAAATATTTGCAGTTTACGTACGGTTAAAGCTGATGTGATTTGTGGACTTTTAGAAGGGCAAGCCGATATTTTAGAAAAGGAAAGTAAGGATTGGATGATAACTGGTGAATATGGCACTATACAATGTGCGAACAAAATAAGATAa
- the LOC105228177 gene encoding damage-control phosphatase ARMT1: MVKRICDALLIAVEYSRTNILYTYIISTILCPSWKNFRQLNKQTEDFKMSSANYEFDIKYGILNSRTPRHSLISARYKQSFAYFVLRYRLPHNLAEIILHLSENLDILVSQNGEESRGDFAKVIYRISQLKYRLEHDGPFHQFSGAEPDKDFWNNFLLNLEEGQNTFFSTCFLYAECYVFRRLICYLENTKTLKAFDYYVMKKHKSLLAFLSTIEIILFGIRTVQTSDDVLRFLLRLNLWGNQCDISADTEKYNVKRKGPFEHLRAYEKNIIIDSTTSVINSFKSADHTKPVQVDFICDNAGYELVVDFILAHYLLESKLVDKVRFHMKAVPWFVTDATITDFHWTLQQLKKQAGRCTQEYARIWLQNLNEGKFEIAEADYFWTSPYEFYRMRDVRPDLYEQLTHAHMIIIKGDCNYRKLIGDFRWDASEPFITCIRGFQPANICSLRIIKTEIICGMSPGKNEDLAKKNKDWMLSGEYGTIQFIEKNYCGCPNTTSDSLEYSIIN; the protein is encoded by the exons ATGGTCAAAAGAATATGTGATGCATTGTTAATTGCAGTTGAATATTCgcgcacaaatattttatatacatatataatttcaacGATCCTATGTCCGTCGTGGAAAAATTTTCggcaattaaataaacaaactgaAGATTTCAAAATGTCCAGTGCAAACTACGAATTCGATATTAAATATGGTATATTAAATTCAAGAACCCCAAGGCATTCGCTAATTTCCGCCCGATACAAGCA AAGTTTTGCCTACTTCGTCTTGCGCTACAGACTTCCACATAATTTAGCAGAAATAATCCTTCATTTGTCAGAGAATTTGGATATTTTAGTGTCACAAAATGGCGAG GAATCTCGAGGGGACTTTGCAAAGGTAATTTATAGAATAAGTCAATTAAAATACCGATTGGAGCATGATGGACCCTTTCATCAATTTTCTGGAGCtg AGCCAGATAAAGACTTTTGGAACAACTTCCTCTTAAATCTTGAGGAAGGGCAAAATACTTTCTTCAGTACATGCTTTCTTTATGCCGAATGTTATGTTTTTCGCCGTTTGATATGCTATttagaaaacacaaaaactttaaaagcatTCGACTACTACGTTATGAAAAAACATAAATCTCTACTAGCATTTTTATCGACAATAGAAATTATACTGTTTGGAATACGTACCGTGCAGACTTCTGATGATGTATTACGCTTCCTTTTAAGG CTTAATCTTTGGGGTAATCAATGTGATATATCTGCTGACACTGAAAAATACAACGTAAAACGAAAAGGACCATTTGAGCACTTACGAGCTTATGAGAAGAATATAATAATTGATAGTACGACATCGGTTATCAATTCTTTTAAATCGGCGGATCATACTAAACCCGTACAGGTAGATTTCATTTGCGACAACGCTGGTTACGAGTTGGTTGTAGACTTCATACTGGCTCATTATTTGCTGGAATCGAAACTGGTAGACAAAGTCCGTTTTCACATGAAAGCAGTTCCTTGGTTTGTAACGGATGCAACAATCACAGATTTCCATTGGACTcttcaacaattaaaaaaacaggCTGGGCGTTGCACACAAGAATATGCCAGAATATGGCTCCAAAACTTGAATGAAGGTAAATTTGAAATAGCGGAGGCTGATTATTTTTGGACAAGTCCATATGAATTTTACAG aaTGCGCGATGTACGCCCAGATTTATACGAACAACTTACTCATGCTCATATGATCATTATTAAAGGTGACTGTAACTACAGAAAACTAATAGGCGATTTTCGTTGGGATGCCTCGGAGCCGTTCATAACTTGTATTAGGG GTTTTCAGCCAGCTAATATATGTAGTTTACGAAttataaaaactgaaattatttgTGGCATGAGTCCGGGAAAAAATGAAGACTTGGCAAAAAAGAACAAAGATTGGATGCTTAGTGGTGAATATGGCACCATACAGTTTATAGAAAAGAACTACTGTGGTTGCCCAAATACCACATCAGACTCTCTAGAATACAGTATAATCAACTAA